In Candidatus Glassbacteria bacterium, one DNA window encodes the following:
- a CDS encoding alanine--glyoxylate aminotransferase family protein, translating into MSVPGELNPPVRVLMGPGPSEAHPRILRAMATPLLGHLDPCFLDIMDEVRDMLRQVFRTGNELTIPISATGSAGMEAALVNLLEPGDEALVCVNGVFGNRMCDIVGRCGARLVRVDAPWGSPIDPRQVKEALTGCRPKLLGIIHAETSTGVLQPLEEISRLAHQAGALFLVDTVTSLGGVDVRVDEWEIDAVYSGTQKCLGAPPGLSPVSFSSRALEVMDSRKSKVQSWYLDLSMVRKYWGEERVYHHTAPISSIYALRESLRIVLEEGLEVRFARHKANSELLRAGLEKLGFEYLVAPEYRLPMLNAVKIPAGLEDAPTRRKLLERYNIEIGAGLGELAGKVWRIGLMGYSSSENNVNLLLSAIGKLMNG; encoded by the coding sequence ATGTCTGTGCCGGGTGAGTTGAATCCTCCCGTTAGAGTCCTGATGGGCCCGGGACCCAGCGAGGCGCACCCCAGGATACTGCGAGCCATGGCTACTCCGCTGCTCGGCCACCTGGACCCCTGTTTCCTGGATATTATGGATGAGGTCAGGGACATGCTGAGGCAGGTTTTCCGCACCGGCAACGAACTGACAATCCCGATATCCGCCACCGGCAGCGCGGGGATGGAGGCCGCTCTGGTTAACCTGCTGGAACCGGGAGACGAAGCCCTGGTTTGCGTCAACGGAGTTTTCGGCAACCGAATGTGTGATATTGTGGGCCGCTGCGGAGCCAGGCTGGTCCGGGTGGACGCTCCCTGGGGCAGCCCCATCGATCCCCGGCAGGTCAAAGAGGCGCTGACGGGCTGCCGGCCGAAACTGCTGGGGATCATCCATGCCGAAACTTCCACCGGCGTGCTCCAGCCGCTCGAAGAGATCAGCCGGCTGGCTCACCAGGCCGGGGCCCTGTTCCTGGTGGACACGGTCACCTCGCTGGGCGGCGTCGACGTGCGAGTGGACGAGTGGGAGATAGATGCGGTCTACAGCGGGACCCAGAAATGTCTGGGCGCCCCGCCGGGGCTCTCGCCGGTATCGTTTAGCAGCCGGGCGCTCGAGGTGATGGACAGCAGGAAAAGCAAGGTCCAGAGCTGGTACCTGGATTTGAGCATGGTCAGGAAATACTGGGGTGAGGAACGGGTGTACCATCACACTGCGCCCATTTCCTCGATCTACGCACTGCGCGAAAGCCTGAGGATTGTGCTGGAAGAGGGCCTGGAGGTCCGTTTTGCCAGGCACAAAGCCAATAGCGAGTTGTTGCGGGCCGGACTGGAAAAACTGGGTTTCGAGTACCTGGTGGCCCCCGAATACCGGCTGCCCATGCTGAACGCGGTTAAAATCCCGGCCGGGCTGGAGGACGCTCCCACCAGGCGCAAGCTGCTGGAGCGATACAATATCGAGATCGGCGCCGGGCTGGGTGAATTGGCCGGCAAGGTCTGGCGCATCGGGCTGATGGGCTACAGCTCATCGGAGAACAATGTCAATCTGCTACTCTCCGCTATCGGCAAGCTGATGAACGGCTAG
- the larA gene encoding nickel-dependent lactate racemase encodes MQIRLTYGKEGLEIDLPDDLRARVLEPEFIEGLXXXEGLPDQAGALRAALRQPIGCQALNSLIGPEDTIGIVFSDLTRPAPNRLLISAILDELGPLSRDRIMLFNATGTHRPNTVSELTEMLGEEIAANYKIIQNDANNRDSHVPVGTTADGNEILLHREYLDCTVKILSGFIEPHFFAGFSGGGKACMPGLASLDTICRNHSVKNLDSPLATWGVTEGNPVWEDVRQAVSLAPPAFLLNVALNRNKQITRVFAGDYKKAHETGCAFVRERAMVPVSQPFDIVISSNSGYPLDLNLYQAVKGMSAAANIVKPGGSIIVAADCWDGIPDHGEFARLLHQAKDIGSLLETLREPGFHVQDMWEAQLLALVCSKAEVYLYSRNLTDDQISGAHLKPCRSIDYTVKNLAAKIGPGASVCVLPQGPQTIPFIAG; translated from the coding sequence ATGCAGATAAGACTGACCTACGGGAAAGAGGGGTTGGAGATCGACCTGCCGGACGATTTGCGGGCCAGGGTGCTGGAACCGGAGTTTATCGAGGGCCTNNNNNNNNNNGAGGGCCTGCCCGACCAGGCCGGGGCGCTCCGGGCGGCCCTGCGCCAGCCGATCGGCTGCCAGGCGTTGAATTCGTTGATCGGGCCCGAAGACACGATCGGTATAGTATTCAGCGATCTCACCCGGCCGGCGCCGAACCGCTTGCTTATTTCCGCTATCCTCGACGAACTAGGCCCTCTCTCCCGCGATCGGATAATGCTCTTTAACGCCACAGGAACTCACCGGCCCAATACCGTATCCGAGCTAACGGAAATGCTGGGAGAGGAGATAGCCGCCAATTACAAAATAATTCAGAACGATGCCAATAACCGGGACTCGCACGTCCCGGTCGGAACGACAGCGGACGGGAACGAGATCCTGCTGCACCGGGAGTACCTTGACTGCACAGTGAAAATCCTTAGCGGGTTTATCGAGCCCCACTTCTTTGCAGGATTTTCAGGTGGAGGCAAGGCGTGCATGCCGGGCCTTGCCTCCCTGGATACCATCTGCAGAAACCATAGCGTGAAAAACCTCGACAGCCCGCTGGCCACCTGGGGCGTAACCGAGGGCAATCCGGTTTGGGAGGACGTGCGCCAGGCCGTCTCCCTTGCTCCGCCGGCATTTCTGCTAAACGTGGCGCTGAACCGGAACAAGCAGATTACCCGAGTGTTTGCCGGAGATTATAAAAAAGCTCACGAAACCGGCTGCGCTTTTGTCCGGGAGCGGGCGATGGTCCCTGTCAGTCAACCATTCGATATCGTAATCAGCAGCAATTCGGGTTACCCCCTGGACCTGAATCTTTATCAGGCGGTCAAGGGAATGAGCGCGGCGGCCAACATTGTCAAGCCGGGAGGCAGTATTATCGTGGCCGCCGATTGCTGGGACGGTATCCCCGACCATGGCGAATTCGCCCGCCTGCTGCACCAGGCCAAGGATATCGGTTCTTTGCTTGAAACTCTCCGGGAGCCAGGCTTTCACGTGCAGGACATGTGGGAGGCCCAGTTGCTGGCCCTTGTTTGCAGCAAGGCGGAAGTGTACCTTTACAGCCGGAACCTGACTGATGACCAGATTAGCGGAGCCCATCTCAAACCTTGCCGCAGCATAGATTACACGGTAAAAAATCTGGCAGCAAAAATCGGCCCCGGAGCTTCGGTCTGCGTGCTGCCCCAGGGTCCGCAGACCATTCCCTTCATCGCCGGCTGA
- a CDS encoding nucleotide pyrophosphatase, translating to MNRPVSNFRLRMTAIIPAALFLLFAISRPAWAYIGPGAGFAVVSSFFIILLTAVVSLFSFLIWPFRAAWLWFKRSRNLAGRKAGRVVVVGLDGMDPVLTEKYMAQGLLPNFSRLAEEGTFSRLGTTTPPVSPVAWSTFSTGVNPGKHRIFDFYTRDPNNYLPVLSSVEISSSRRRIGPFRFNRTEVKQLRRSESFWKILGDAGVFCSILRVPITFPPDKFHGVCLSGMCVPDLRGTQGSFTLFTSEDMEEVRRHMTGGTVVPLNRVEKSYEAAIPGPVIESKGEQKNLELPLRCLPEPDNERAVVWVDREKFVLKLNKYSPWVRLTFRMGIFRRVSGIARFMIKQLEPELKIYMTPINIDPERPSLPISHPLSFSVAQAKLQGPFSTLGLAEDTWALNERVIDEDDFIGQSYDYFAERRELFFDALKKNTDGLIVEVFDTTDRLQHEFFRCLDDDHPANKDKETEKFREVIRDLYRRMDDFLAEIRAKLRKDDLLMVISDHGFKQFKWGVNLNTWLWKEGYLILKQGCEPGGEWFEGVDWTRTRAYAYGLTGIYLNVRGRERDGIVPPGNDRLRLQLELKEKLEALRMENGGDTNGGRPVHRAILSSQALSGPYVDDAPDLIVGYHEGYRSSWNSATGRITGEVFEDNTRSWSGDHCIDPLFVPGVFFCNWKKDDEPVSLADIGPTILDLFGLEPRGFHDGRVVGLQPGGIKQKAGTVK from the coding sequence ATGAATCGTCCAGTATCTAACTTTCGTTTGCGCATGACCGCGATTATCCCGGCGGCGCTCTTTCTGCTGTTCGCCATATCCAGACCCGCCTGGGCATATATCGGCCCCGGCGCGGGGTTCGCTGTAGTTTCCTCGTTCTTCATTATTCTGCTCACCGCGGTGGTGTCTCTCTTTTCCTTCCTGATCTGGCCGTTCCGCGCCGCCTGGCTCTGGTTCAAACGCAGCCGCAATCTGGCCGGACGCAAGGCCGGGCGCGTGGTGGTTGTCGGGTTGGACGGGATGGACCCGGTGCTGACGGAGAAATACATGGCCCAGGGCCTGCTGCCCAATTTCTCCCGGCTGGCCGAGGAAGGTACTTTCAGCAGGCTGGGCACTACCACCCCGCCGGTATCACCGGTGGCCTGGTCGACATTCTCAACCGGAGTAAACCCCGGCAAGCACCGCATCTTCGATTTCTATACCCGCGATCCGAACAACTACCTGCCGGTGCTCAGCTCGGTCGAAATCAGCTCCAGCCGGCGCAGGATCGGGCCGTTCCGTTTTAACCGGACTGAGGTAAAACAGTTGCGCCGCAGTGAGTCGTTCTGGAAAATCCTCGGTGATGCGGGCGTGTTCTGCTCGATCCTGCGTGTGCCGATCACTTTTCCCCCGGACAAGTTCCACGGGGTCTGCCTGTCGGGGATGTGCGTTCCCGACCTGCGGGGCACACAGGGTTCGTTTACGCTGTTCACCTCCGAGGACATGGAAGAGGTCCGCCGCCACATGACCGGCGGTACCGTTGTTCCGCTCAACCGCGTCGAGAAGAGCTACGAGGCCGCCATTCCGGGACCCGTGATCGAGTCGAAGGGCGAGCAGAAGAACCTGGAACTGCCTCTTCGCTGCCTGCCCGAACCGGACAATGAGAGAGCTGTAGTGTGGGTGGACAGGGAAAAGTTCGTCCTCAAGCTCAACAAATATTCTCCCTGGGTGCGGCTCACTTTCCGCATGGGCATCTTCAGGCGAGTGTCGGGGATCGCGCGCTTTATGATCAAGCAGCTCGAACCGGAGCTCAAAATCTACATGACTCCGATCAATATCGATCCGGAGAGACCCTCGCTGCCGATCTCCCACCCGTTGAGTTTCTCGGTGGCCCAGGCCAAGCTGCAGGGGCCGTTCTCCACGCTCGGCCTGGCAGAGGATACCTGGGCGCTGAACGAACGGGTGATCGACGAGGACGATTTCATCGGCCAGTCGTACGACTATTTCGCGGAACGCCGGGAGCTGTTTTTCGATGCGCTGAAAAAGAATACCGACGGTCTGATCGTCGAGGTGTTCGACACGACCGACCGGCTCCAGCACGAGTTTTTCCGCTGCCTGGATGACGACCACCCGGCCAACAAGGACAAGGAGACCGAGAAGTTCCGCGAGGTGATCCGCGACCTGTACCGCCGGATGGATGACTTCCTGGCTGAAATCAGGGCGAAACTGCGCAAGGACGACCTGCTGATGGTGATCAGCGACCACGGCTTCAAGCAGTTCAAATGGGGCGTTAATCTCAACACCTGGCTCTGGAAAGAGGGCTACCTGATCCTGAAACAGGGCTGCGAACCCGGAGGGGAATGGTTCGAAGGGGTGGACTGGACCCGGACCCGGGCCTACGCATACGGCCTGACCGGGATTTACCTGAATGTCCGGGGCCGTGAGCGTGACGGGATCGTGCCGCCCGGCAACGACCGCCTGCGCCTCCAGCTGGAACTGAAAGAGAAGCTGGAAGCCCTGCGCATGGAAAACGGCGGCGACACCAACGGCGGCCGCCCGGTTCATCGCGCGATCCTCAGCAGCCAGGCGCTCTCGGGACCGTACGTGGATGACGCCCCGGACCTGATTGTCGGCTACCACGAGGGCTACCGCTCCTCGTGGAACTCCGCCACCGGCAGGATCACCGGCGAGGTGTTCGAGGACAATACCCGCAGTTGGAGCGGCGACCACTGTATCGACCCGCTGTTCGTACCGGGTGTGTTTTTCTGCAACTGGAAAAAAGACGACGAGCCGGTCTCGCTGGCCGATATCGGGCCGACTATCCTCGACCTGTTCGGCCTGGAGCCCCGCGGGTTTCACGACGGCCGGGTGGTGGGCCTGCAGCCGGGCGGGATCAAACAAAAAGCAGGGACGGTAAAATGA
- a CDS encoding T9SS type A sorting domain-containing protein, with protein sequence MKGRQTGVCLNSLKISGTVNVGECQMRTLGPEKASRNALADILAENTDGSQLRSKKTSSPARAYAALSLIGFLALFTQLDQRVNTPNSLKSSLSEMISDFISPHLYAQSPLTSATYSKLLAYLLYDPENGNDHLMLGSGDKLTDITGPLSAKGFISIKDISLDESEKVVCAAFDTTDIRHNWEIIKVAPNGKVTTLTNTSELDESSPSMSNDQKKLAYVAGGSIHVQGSGKKTMISPRRGRAYVGVRWTPEDRLLVTVEEGRRSYIAEIDLANPYYVYRLTYSEYKVTIRNPVISPDGTNLVYVIEKGGNTEIVTADRYGNNSRILSFGDNIVYSDSATILFCREFNSRSHLFFINGSGDELEALIPAVIYDSGFIIRSISSYTPYIIPPESPEEPDIEGNSENKDDQRLNIPDIHNGYLLLKNYPDPFNPTTTIQYELPFSSNVRINVLNIRGRSIRTLVDQQKAAGRHSVEFDATGLSSGVYFYRLVAGDFTLTRKMVLLK encoded by the coding sequence ATGAAAGGGCGGCAAACCGGGGTTTGCTTGAATTCTCTCAAAATAAGTGGTACGGTTAATGTGGGAGAATGTCAAATGAGAACCTTGGGACCAGAAAAAGCATCAAGGAATGCGCTTGCCGATATTTTGGCTGAAAATACCGATGGCTCTCAGCTACGCAGCAAAAAAACCAGTTCTCCAGCAAGGGCGTATGCTGCTTTAAGCTTAATCGGCTTCTTAGCCTTATTCACGCAACTCGATCAACGAGTCAACACACCAAACAGCTTAAAATCTTCCCTCTCTGAAATGATTTCTGATTTTATATCTCCACACCTCTATGCTCAGTCCCCGCTAACAAGTGCGACTTATTCTAAGCTGCTGGCTTACCTGTTATATGATCCAGAGAATGGGAATGACCATCTTATGCTGGGCAGTGGTGATAAACTTACGGACATAACTGGTCCATTAAGCGCCAAAGGATTTATATCTATTAAAGACATAAGCCTGGACGAATCCGAGAAGGTCGTATGTGCTGCATTTGACACAACAGATATACGGCATAACTGGGAGATTATCAAAGTTGCACCCAATGGAAAAGTTACCACCCTTACTAACACATCCGAGCTTGACGAAAGCTCTCCATCGATGTCAAATGATCAAAAGAAATTAGCATATGTTGCAGGAGGTTCTATTCATGTCCAAGGCAGCGGGAAAAAAACAATGATAAGTCCTCGTAGAGGAAGGGCTTATGTTGGGGTAAGGTGGACTCCAGAAGATAGATTGCTGGTTACCGTGGAGGAAGGAAGGAGAAGTTACATAGCTGAGATAGATTTAGCGAACCCTTATTATGTTTACAGGCTCACTTACTCCGAATACAAAGTCACAATCCGTAATCCGGTCATATCGCCAGACGGAACAAACTTGGTTTATGTAATCGAAAAAGGCGGCAACACAGAGATAGTGACAGCCGATAGATACGGCAATAACTCCAGAATATTATCTTTTGGCGACAATATTGTTTATTCAGACAGTGCAACTATTTTATTTTGCAGGGAGTTCAATTCTCGCTCTCATCTGTTTTTCATCAACGGATCGGGTGATGAATTGGAAGCCTTGATTCCTGCCGTGATATATGATTCTGGATTTATTATTCGTTCCATTTCGTCTTACACTCCATATATAATTCCTCCTGAAAGCCCGGAAGAACCTGATATCGAGGGAAATTCAGAGAATAAGGATGACCAGCGGCTTAACATCCCCGATATCCACAACGGATATCTGCTGTTAAAAAACTATCCTGATCCATTTAATCCGACAACCACGATACAATATGAACTGCCATTTAGCTCTAATGTGAGAATAAATGTGTTAAATATAAGAGGCCGGTCGATAAGAACATTGGTAGATCAGCAGAAAGCAGCCGGCAGGCATTCTGTCGAGTTTGATGCCACCGGTCTCAGCAGTGGAGTTTATTTTTACAGGTTGGTCGCGGGAGATTTTACCCTGACAAGAAAAATGGTATTATTGAAATGA
- a CDS encoding MtaA/CmuA family methyltransferase encodes MGRTPVCNRSPERIPVKPRDIFLSALKRGRTLRPAVGSATSVVTADLMDKLGVRFPQAHLDAEKMARLASAGHTVLGYDNVMPLFSVVHEAAALGCRVDWGAADCMPTVSGVLCPSISDPLDVPPDFLKNEACAVPLEALAILKKTFGDEVAVVGKVFGPWTLAYHIYGIENFLIASVEQPGEVKKALHGLMEVTIRFGRAQLAAGADALTLADHCTRDLCSPETYRDFLAGIHRQLRLSLGCPLLLHICGDTSDRISYIRNTGIECFHYDSKIPASSARTLAGDGLALMGGTSNLAVVRDGTPELITADVREKLASNIDIIGPECAVPLDAPWQNLRMIADEVHRLCN; translated from the coding sequence ATAGGGAGGACCCCTGTCTGCAACCGCTCCCCGGAGAGAATCCCTGTGAAACCACGGGACATATTCCTGAGCGCGCTCAAGCGCGGCCGGACTCTCCGCCCGGCCGTGGGCAGTGCCACCTCGGTAGTCACCGCCGACCTGATGGACAAACTGGGCGTCCGCTTTCCCCAGGCGCACCTGGATGCCGAAAAGATGGCCCGCCTGGCCAGTGCCGGCCATACGGTGCTGGGTTACGACAATGTCATGCCGCTCTTCAGCGTCGTGCACGAAGCGGCGGCCCTGGGCTGCCGGGTGGATTGGGGAGCTGCAGATTGCATGCCCACGGTCAGCGGTGTCCTCTGCCCCTCCATTTCCGATCCCTTGGATGTTCCCCCTGATTTCCTTAAAAATGAAGCCTGCGCAGTGCCGCTCGAGGCCCTGGCTATCCTGAAAAAAACTTTCGGGGATGAAGTGGCGGTGGTGGGCAAGGTGTTCGGACCCTGGACGCTGGCCTATCACATCTACGGCATCGAGAATTTTCTGATCGCCAGCGTGGAGCAGCCCGGTGAAGTGAAAAAGGCCCTGCACGGCCTGATGGAGGTGACAATCCGCTTCGGCAGGGCCCAACTGGCAGCCGGGGCCGACGCCCTGACCCTGGCTGACCACTGTACCCGTGACCTCTGTTCTCCGGAAACCTACCGGGATTTTCTGGCCGGAATACACCGGCAACTGCGCCTGAGCCTGGGCTGCCCGCTGCTGCTTCACATTTGCGGTGACACCTCGGATCGTATATCCTATATCAGGAACACCGGTATCGAATGCTTTCATTACGATTCCAAAATACCCGCGTCCTCGGCCCGCACCCTGGCGGGAGACGGACTGGCTCTGATGGGCGGCACCAGTAATCTGGCGGTGGTCAGAGACGGCACGCCCGAATTGATAACCGCCGACGTGCGGGAAAAGCTGGCAAGTAATATCGACATCATCGGACCCGAGTGCGCCGTGCCGCTTGACGCCCCGTGGCAAAACCTGCGTATGATAGCCGATGAGGTCCACCGGCTGTGCAATTGA
- a CDS encoding sulfotransferase domain-containing protein → MVPGDHQENSAEIIVVSGLPRSGTSMMMKMLTAGGLEVVTDNLRADDEDNLLGYFEDERVKDLARDNTWITPAFDGKVLKVISMLLYHLPPALNYKVVFLRRGLEEVLASQRKMLARRGETDAGPDNTVMAAKFEEHLAKVAEWLDCRNNIETLYLDYSAAVAAPRECAARVKKFLGRDLNLDEMAEAVVPSMYRNRSN, encoded by the coding sequence ATGGTACCCGGAGATCATCAGGAAAACTCAGCGGAGATCATTGTCGTTTCGGGACTTCCCCGCTCGGGAACCTCGATGATGATGAAAATGCTGACCGCCGGCGGCCTGGAAGTCGTTACGGACAATCTCCGCGCCGACGACGAAGACAACCTGTTGGGATATTTCGAGGATGAACGGGTCAAGGACCTGGCCCGCGACAACACCTGGATTACGCCGGCTTTCGATGGCAAAGTGCTGAAAGTGATCAGCATGCTTCTCTATCACCTGCCGCCGGCCCTCAATTACAAGGTCGTGTTCCTCCGGCGCGGGCTTGAGGAGGTGCTGGCCAGCCAGCGCAAGATGCTGGCCCGCCGGGGAGAAACAGACGCCGGGCCGGATAATACGGTCATGGCCGCCAAATTCGAGGAACATCTCGCCAAAGTGGCCGAGTGGCTCGACTGCCGGAACAATATCGAAACCCTGTACCTGGATTACTCAGCGGCGGTTGCCGCACCCCGGGAATGTGCCGCCAGAGTCAAGAAATTCCTGGGCAGAGACCTGAACCTGGATGAGATGGCCGAGGCGGTTGTGCCCTCGATGTACCGGAACCGAAGCAACTAG
- a CDS encoding FAD-binding protein: MTNPGKLRSLEQALVCRLRGEVLFDQVTRGIYATDASNYMMTPVAVVLPVDEDDVIAVAEIAAELGVSILPRGGGTSLAGQAVGESLVIDFTKHMNRVIEVNEQERWARVQPGVVRDNLNAELAGCGLHFAPDPATTSRATVGGMIGNNSSGTKSIVYGKTVDHTLETRVVLAGGQVLELANLSAGEYAARSAGTGREGEVLRGFKQIVDGNREEILRTFPKVMRRVGGYNLDEFPGDGDWNLAKLIVGSEGTLASLTEAKINLEPLPGHAVLCVVHFSDLLEAIRGVEPILAHGPSAVEILDRTVMTLARENRSTASLCDFLQSDPEAVLIVEFFGDTLEEALGKAEKLQSELRSQQVGYACPLLSDRESMARVWTVRKKGLGLLLGMKGERKPIPFIEDACVPTAVLAEYVDQVMDICREQETRLVMYAHASVGVIHLRPVLDLARSTDIERMKAIAEGAFELVKRYGGSWSSEHGDGLARSPFLERFYGPRIYSVFTEVKRLFDPAGLMNPGKIIAAPPMDGNLRYGTAYQRPELASKFSFSDFGGFTAAVEMCSGVGECRKTLTGTMCPSYMATRDEEHSTRGRANALRLAMTGGFGPDGLTSKRLYEALDLCLSCKACKSECPSNVDMARLKSEFLHRYHLRHGSTVREKAVASSLSLSRFFSGWKAPLANLPLKSSLFRTLLEKTAGFDRRRVLPLYARETFQRWFAVRQANVSAKRVVLFDDCYLNYNEPQVGSSAVELLESCGYQVASARAGCCQRPRISHGYLDQARRDGEKTLRRLDEFIRQGLQVVVCEPSCASALTDDLPELIDDPGLAGRIRENVLMIDVFLQNEIDRGRLDIGFTARVKKVSLHGHCHQKALYGSTAMMKILGRVPGLAVSEIDSGCCGMAGSFGYEREHYELSLKIGEDRLFPAVRKLSEDTALVACGFSCRHQIEHATGVKALHWVETIRGKLQG; the protein is encoded by the coding sequence ATGACCAACCCGGGCAAATTACGTTCACTGGAACAGGCACTGGTCTGCCGCCTGCGCGGAGAAGTGCTGTTCGATCAGGTCACCCGGGGCATCTATGCCACCGATGCAAGCAACTACATGATGACGCCCGTAGCTGTGGTACTGCCTGTAGACGAAGACGATGTGATCGCGGTGGCCGAAATTGCCGCCGAGCTGGGGGTGAGCATTTTGCCGCGTGGGGGGGGGACCAGCCTGGCCGGCCAGGCGGTGGGAGAATCGTTGGTCATCGATTTCACCAAGCACATGAACCGGGTTATCGAAGTAAACGAACAGGAGCGATGGGCAAGGGTCCAGCCCGGAGTGGTCCGCGACAACCTGAACGCAGAGCTTGCTGGCTGCGGCCTGCATTTTGCCCCGGATCCCGCCACCACCAGCCGGGCCACTGTGGGAGGGATGATCGGCAACAACTCTTCGGGCACCAAAAGTATAGTGTACGGCAAGACGGTGGACCATACCCTGGAGACCAGGGTGGTCCTGGCCGGTGGCCAGGTGCTGGAGCTGGCCAATCTGTCCGCCGGGGAATATGCCGCCCGCAGCGCCGGAACAGGCCGCGAGGGGGAAGTTCTGCGCGGGTTCAAGCAGATTGTGGACGGTAACCGGGAGGAGATCCTGCGCACTTTTCCCAAGGTGATGCGCCGGGTGGGAGGCTACAACCTGGACGAATTTCCCGGAGACGGGGACTGGAATCTGGCCAAGCTGATCGTGGGCAGCGAAGGAACCCTGGCCAGCCTGACCGAGGCTAAAATCAACCTGGAACCCCTGCCCGGACACGCCGTACTCTGCGTGGTCCATTTCAGCGACTTGCTTGAGGCGATCCGGGGGGTTGAGCCGATTCTGGCCCACGGGCCCTCGGCTGTGGAAATCCTGGACCGCACGGTGATGACCCTGGCCAGGGAAAACCGCTCGACAGCATCGTTGTGCGACTTTCTTCAAAGCGATCCGGAGGCGGTGCTGATTGTGGAATTCTTTGGGGACACTCTGGAGGAAGCTCTCGGCAAGGCCGAAAAACTGCAAAGCGAACTGCGCAGTCAGCAGGTGGGCTACGCCTGCCCGCTACTGAGTGACCGGGAGTCGATGGCCAGGGTCTGGACGGTGAGGAAAAAGGGCCTGGGCTTGCTGCTGGGTATGAAAGGGGAACGTAAACCAATCCCCTTTATCGAGGATGCCTGCGTGCCGACCGCCGTGCTGGCTGAATATGTGGACCAGGTGATGGATATCTGCCGGGAACAGGAAACCCGGCTGGTAATGTACGCCCATGCCAGCGTGGGGGTTATCCATCTGCGCCCGGTGCTTGATCTGGCCCGGAGCACTGACATCGAGAGGATGAAAGCCATCGCCGAGGGGGCGTTCGAACTGGTGAAGCGTTACGGCGGATCCTGGAGCAGCGAGCATGGGGACGGGCTGGCCCGCAGTCCGTTTCTGGAAAGGTTTTACGGGCCCAGGATTTACAGCGTTTTCACCGAGGTCAAAAGGCTTTTCGACCCGGCCGGGCTGATGAATCCGGGCAAGATTATCGCTGCTCCGCCGATGGACGGGAACCTGCGCTACGGGACCGCGTACCAGCGGCCCGAGCTGGCTTCGAAATTCAGCTTCAGTGACTTCGGCGGTTTTACCGCAGCGGTGGAAATGTGCAGCGGAGTTGGCGAGTGCCGCAAGACTCTGACCGGTACCATGTGCCCAAGCTACATGGCCACCCGCGATGAGGAACATTCCACCCGGGGCAGGGCCAATGCCCTGCGTCTGGCCATGACCGGCGGATTCGGCCCGGACGGGCTGACCAGCAAGCGGCTTTACGAGGCTCTTGACCTGTGCCTCAGTTGCAAAGCCTGCAAATCAGAGTGTCCGAGCAATGTGGACATGGCCAGGCTGAAAAGCGAGTTCCTGCACAGGTACCACCTGCGGCACGGCAGTACGGTGCGCGAAAAGGCCGTGGCCTCCTCTTTGAGCCTGTCCCGGTTTTTTTCGGGATGGAAAGCTCCGCTGGCCAATTTGCCGCTGAAGTCCAGCCTGTTCCGGACATTGCTGGAAAAGACGGCCGGGTTTGACCGGCGCAGAGTGCTGCCCCTGTACGCCAGGGAAACTTTTCAGCGCTGGTTCGCAGTGCGGCAGGCTAACGTTTCGGCAAAAAGAGTGGTGCTTTTCGACGACTGCTACCTGAACTACAATGAACCTCAAGTGGGCTCCTCGGCAGTGGAGTTGCTGGAATCGTGCGGCTACCAGGTGGCGTCGGCCCGGGCCGGCTGTTGCCAGCGCCCCAGAATCTCACATGGCTATCTTGACCAGGCCCGCCGCGATGGAGAAAAAACCCTGCGCCGGCTGGACGAATTTATCCGCCAGGGACTGCAGGTGGTGGTTTGCGAGCCCAGTTGCGCATCCGCGCTTACCGACGACCTTCCAGAGCTGATCGACGATCCTGGCCTAGCAGGCAGGATCAGAGAAAACGTGCTGATGATCGACGTCTTCCTGCAAAACGAGATCGATCGCGGCAGGCTGGATATCGGCTTCACCGCTCGGGTGAAGAAGGTTTCGCTCCACGGACACTGCCATCAGAAAGCCCTTTACGGTTCCACGGCAATGATGAAAATCCTGGGCCGGGTGCCCGGCCTGGCTGTCTCTGAAATTGATTCGGGCTGCTGCGGCATGGCCGGTTCATTCGGCTATGAAAGGGAGCACTACGAGCTTTCTCTAAAAATAGGCGAGGACCGGTTGTTTCCGGCCGTAAGAAAGCTGAGCGAGGACACGGCGCTGGTGGCTTGCGGTTTCAGTTGCAGGCATCAGATCGAGCACGCTACCGGCGTAAAAGCCCTGCACTGGGTGGAAACGATTCGTGGCAAGCTCCAAGGCTGA